The following coding sequences are from one Ammospiza nelsoni isolate bAmmNel1 chromosome 5, bAmmNel1.pri, whole genome shotgun sequence window:
- the KRAS gene encoding GTPase KRas, giving the protein MTEYKLVVVGAGGVGKSALTIQLIQNHFVDEYDPTIEDSYRKQVVIDGETCLLDILDTAGQEEYSAMRDQYMRTGEGFLCVFAINNTKSFEDIHHYREQIKRVKDSEDVPMVLVGNKCDLPSRTVDTKQAQDLARSYGIPFIETSAKTRQGVDDAFYTLVREIRKHKEKMSKDGKKKKKKTKTKCIIM; this is encoded by the exons ATGACAGAGTATAAACTTGTGGTGGTTGGAGCTGGTGGTGTAGGCAAGAGCGCCTTGACAATACAGCTAATCCAGAATCACTTTGTGGATGAATATGACCCCACAATAGAG GATTCCTACAGGAAGCAAGTAGTAATTGATGGAGAAACCTGTCTCTTGGATATTCTTGACACAGCAGGTCAAGAAGAGTACAGTGCAATGAGGGACCAATATATGAGAACAGGGGAAGGCTTCCTCTGTGTGTTTGCCATAAACAATACAAAGTCTTTTGAAGATATTCACCATTATAG gGAACAAATAAAGAGAGTTAAAGACTCAGAAGATGTCCCAATGGTGCTAGTAGGAAACAAATGTGATTTGCCTTCCAGAACAGTAGACACAAAACAAGCTCAGGATTTAGCAAGAAGTTATGGAATTCCTTTCATTGAAACATCAGCAAAGACAAGACAG GGTGTTGATGATGCCTTCTACACATTAGTTCGAGAAATCAGAAAACACAAAGAGAAGATGAGTAAAGATggtaaaaagaagaaaaagaagacaaagacAAAGTGTATAATTATGTAA
- the ETFRF1 gene encoding electron transfer flavoprotein regulatory factor 1, which translates to MANSLRSEVIKLYKNLLYLGREYPKGADYFRSRLKAAFLKNKDETDPEKIKQLIARGEFVIKELEALYFLRKYRAMKQRYYSDDKP; encoded by the exons ATGGCCAATTCTTTAAGAAGTGAAGTGATAAAACTGTACAAAAAT CTGCTGTACCTTGGAAGGGAGTATCCCAAAGGAGCAGACTACTTCAGAAGCCGTTTGAAAGCAGCTTTTCTAAAAAACAAAGATGAGACAGACCCAGAAAAAATTAAGCAGCTGATTGCCCGGGGAGAGTTTGTTATAAAGGAGCTGGAGGCTTTGTACTTCCTGAGGAAATACCGAGCCATGAAGCAGCGCTACTACAGCGACGACAAGCCCTGA